A stretch of the Candidatus Jettenia sp. AMX2 genome encodes the following:
- a CDS encoding NAD-dependent epimerase: MHKILVTGSAGFIGFHLSRRLLGEGNNIVALDNLNNYYDVNLKLARLKQIEDHKNFQFIKLDIANREGIMKLFFENKFDIVVNLAAQAGVRYSLVNPHAYIDSNINGFMNILEGCRHTNVRHLVYASSSSVYGANTKMPFSVHHNVDHPVSLYAATKKANELMAHTYSSLYNLPCTGLRFFTVYGPWGRPDMALFLFTKAILEGRPIDVFNHGKMQRDFTYINDIVEGVVRVMENIPQSNHEWSGNAPDAATSYAPYKLYNIGNNKPVELMRFIEVLEDCLGKKANKKLLPIQQGDVPATYADVDDLIKDVGFKPSTPIEKGIEQFIAWYKQYYRVTDTVECEDAGLRNAKPEHSASE; this comes from the coding sequence ATGCATAAAATCCTCGTTACTGGTTCCGCAGGCTTCATCGGTTTTCACCTTTCCAGGCGTTTGCTTGGTGAAGGTAATAACATAGTCGCTCTTGATAATCTGAACAATTACTACGATGTCAACCTTAAACTTGCAAGGTTAAAACAAATTGAAGACCACAAGAATTTTCAATTCATAAAACTCGATATAGCAAACCGTGAAGGAATCATGAAACTTTTTTTTGAAAATAAATTTGATATTGTGGTGAACCTTGCTGCGCAAGCCGGTGTAAGATATTCCCTGGTAAACCCGCACGCGTATATTGACAGCAATATTAATGGATTCATGAATATCCTTGAAGGATGCAGGCATACTAACGTCAGGCATCTTGTTTATGCCTCTTCAAGTTCTGTCTATGGAGCTAATACAAAAATGCCCTTTTCTGTCCATCATAACGTGGATCATCCGGTATCACTTTATGCTGCAACAAAAAAAGCGAATGAACTGATGGCGCATACCTATTCAAGTTTATATAACCTTCCCTGTACCGGACTCAGATTCTTCACCGTGTATGGTCCATGGGGCAGGCCTGATATGGCATTATTCCTGTTTACAAAAGCCATATTGGAAGGCAGGCCGATAGATGTATTTAATCATGGGAAAATGCAAAGGGACTTCACGTACATAAACGACATCGTCGAGGGAGTGGTAAGGGTTATGGAAAACATCCCGCAGTCCAATCATGAATGGAGTGGTAATGCTCCTGATGCAGCAACAAGTTATGCTCCATACAAACTTTATAATATAGGTAATAATAAACCTGTTGAATTAATGAGATTTATAGAAGTACTGGAGGATTGCCTTGGTAAAAAAGCAAATAAAAAACTGTTACCTATTCAACAAGGCGATGTTCCCGCAACATATGCAGATGTGGATGACCTTATAAAAGATGTAGGTTTTAAACCTTCAACCCCAATTGAAAAGGGAATTGAACAATTTATTGCATGGTATAAACAGTATTACCGTGTAACGGATACGGTTGAGTGTGAAGATGCAGGTTTGAGAAACGCGAAACCTGAACACAGTGCCAGCGAATAG
- a CDS encoding nucleotidyltransferase domain-containing protein has protein sequence MSRSFPEMMVTSAKIRENVQPVLDGCDNIVAAYLFGSVATGRQRPGSDIDIAVLLVEARHHDRKSANGHPELHRHGRSYRQRGGAGDCRPF, from the coding sequence ATGTCCAGGAGTTTCCCGGAGATGATGGTCACTTCTGCTAAGATCAGGGAGAATGTCCAGCCGGTTTTGGATGGGTGCGATAATATTGTCGCTGCATACCTTTTCGGCTCCGTGGCCACTGGACGGCAACGTCCCGGAAGCGATATTGATATTGCGGTCTTACTTGTGGAGGCGCGACATCATGACCGCAAGTCTGCAAATGGCCATCCAGAACTGCATCGACATGGCCGCTCATATCGTCAGAGAGGAGGGGCTGGGGATTGCCGGCCGTTTTGA
- a CDS encoding UDP-N-acetyl glucosamine 2-epimerase: MKIANIIGARPQFIKYFPVGKAREEFKKHKASQKIIDILIHTGQHYDYAMSKIFFDELGIKEPEYHLGIGSCSHGMQTGLILQKVEDVLLKEKPDVVIVYGDTNSTLGGTLAAAKLHIPVAHIEAGLRSFNKQMPEEINRVLTDHSSSILFCPTETTVNNLRKEGFCNVINNGKIISDSLQNLFNNHSIRDITSYISHPLVINAGDVMFDVILYAVKIAEQKSGILEQLDMAEKEYYLLTLHRAENTDSVEKLNEIIDFVNRVSSGKRVIFPIHPRTRKAYDSSGKKFSQSIEIIEPLGYFDILTVLKNCKLLMTDSGGMQKEAYWLKVPCITLREETEWTETIESGWNILCKDYRGNHCPKNNNNYYGDGKSAERIITVLAGYGNIVSAG; the protein is encoded by the coding sequence ATGAAAATTGCAAACATAATCGGAGCCCGTCCGCAATTTATAAAATATTTCCCGGTCGGGAAGGCAAGAGAAGAATTCAAGAAACACAAAGCCTCACAAAAGATTATTGATATTCTCATACACACAGGACAGCATTATGATTATGCTATGTCCAAAATCTTTTTTGATGAATTAGGTATTAAAGAGCCTGAGTATCACCTTGGTATTGGTTCTTGTTCGCATGGGATGCAGACTGGTTTAATCCTTCAGAAAGTGGAGGATGTCCTTTTGAAGGAAAAACCGGACGTTGTAATAGTTTATGGAGATACGAATTCTACCCTGGGAGGAACGCTGGCTGCTGCTAAACTTCATATTCCGGTAGCGCACATAGAAGCAGGATTAAGAAGTTTCAACAAACAAATGCCGGAAGAGATCAACCGTGTACTTACCGACCATTCATCTTCGATACTTTTCTGCCCCACAGAAACAACAGTAAACAACCTCCGGAAAGAAGGTTTTTGTAATGTTATAAATAATGGAAAGATCATCAGTGATAGTTTGCAAAATTTATTTAATAACCATTCTATACGGGATATTACTTCATATATTTCACACCCTTTGGTTATTAACGCAGGTGACGTTATGTTTGATGTAATACTCTATGCCGTTAAGATTGCTGAACAGAAATCAGGGATCCTTGAACAGCTGGATATGGCAGAAAAAGAGTACTATCTCCTCACTCTTCACAGGGCAGAGAATACCGATAGCGTAGAAAAACTCAACGAAATTATTGACTTTGTAAATAGAGTATCGTCGGGTAAAAGGGTCATATTTCCAATACATCCCAGGACAAGAAAGGCATACGATAGCTCCGGCAAAAAATTTTCCCAAAGTATTGAAATCATAGAGCCTCTTGGTTATTTTGATATCCTTACCGTACTGAAAAATTGTAAGCTCCTGATGACAGACTCGGGTGGTATGCAAAAGGAGGCATACTGGTTGAAAGTTCCTTGTATTACCCTGAGAGAAGAAACCGAGTGGACAGAAACGATAGAGAGTGGCTGGAATATCCTGTGCAAAGATTACAGGGGGAACCACTGTCCAAAAAACAATAACAACTATTATGGCGATGGCAAATCAGCAGAGAGGATTATTACTGTATTGGCCGGGTACGGAAATATAGTATCTGCCGGATGA